The following proteins are co-located in the Cryptosporidium parvum Iowa II chromosome 6, whole genome shotgun sequence genome:
- a CDS encoding peptidase'insulinase like peptidase', producing MTNISIIYTFILLFNLLNLHSKHCIFSLTNKTASIQDYLSHEKYIKEVIDNNQFLKHNYTENKYRFIKLNNELDVFLISRPGKHTYGTLHIQVGSHNDPEYIPGLAHLLKQSLFINTKKYPEIYGFYKFIHLHFGETSAFTDLEYTRYYFKINSNVIEEALDRFSQSFIDPLFDEHFIEKEIININHENDIYKKQEYFNLSIIRKLTNNNNNNNETFKLEPILKEIDIRNEIIRFYQNEYSSNKMILVLTSNKSIDELTNLAIKYFSKIQNKQLPLKSFDEEIIFNHTNPYEYLKKKIIFAESIHKKNLITLYLPFETKLNGNEKLIIIYIIMKYINHNLNSNKFQYLNKKLLINDIKCHFYTQEIQFNLFKIYIELTINGIKNIEYILKEIYSAIIYIKENISFEQILQDYNHSQNEQYYNYVDDSPNNQIIDKYFNYKLMPKYVIINNIETNQINENTINSILSEIEPENMLILINTNKFNKLFDHFENNNKIVQKYKSLINTEFNIKYVKIENYTKIKYYITNTNESLIKLIKKNQIENFKNYFNITSNTTNLIHPDYSNQVSNITK from the coding sequence ATGACAAATATCTCAATAATATACACTTTTATCTTGTTATTTAATCTTCTTAATTTACATTCAAAACATTGTATATTCTCACTTACAAATAAAACCGCCAGCATACAAGATTACTTATCTCATGAAAAATACATTAAAGAAGTTATTGATAACAATCAATTTCTCAAACACAATTATACGGAAAATAAGTAcagatttattaaattaaataatgaactTGATGTTTTCCTTATTAGTAGACCAGGAAAGCACACTTATGGTACTCTCCATATTCAAGTCGGAAGCCATAATGATCCCGAATATATTCCTGGACTAGCACACCTACTAAAGCAGTCACTATTTATTAACACGAAAAAATACCCGGAAATTTACGgtttttataaatttattcatcttcattttgGAGAAACAAGTGCTTTTACTGATCTAGAATATACAcgttattattttaaaattaactCTAATGTTATTGAAGAAGCTCTAGATAGATTTTCTCAATCTTTTATAGATCCTCTATTTGATGAACactttattgaaaaagaaataattaatattaatcatgaaaatgatatttatAAGAAACAGGAATACTTCAATTTATCTATTATCAGAAAAttaactaataataataataataataatgaaactTTTAAACTAGAGCctatattaaaagaaattgacattagaaatgaaattatcagattttatcaaaatgaATACTCCTCTAACAAAATGATTTTAGTGCTTACAAGTAATAAATCTATAGATGAATTAACTAATCTTGctatcaaatatttttcaaaaattcaaaataaacaaCTACCTCTTAAATCATTTGACGAAgagattatttttaatcatACAAATCCatatgaatatttgaaaaaaaaaatcatttttgCTGAATCTATtcataaaaaaaatttaatcaCTTTATACTTGCCAtttgaaacaaaattaaatggaaatgaaaaacttattattatttatattattatgaaATACATAAATCATAATTTgaatagtaataaatttcaatatttaaacaaaaaattacttATTAACGATATTAAATGTCATTTTTATACACAAGAAATtcaattcaatttatttaaaatttacaTAGAGCTGACAATTAatggaattaaaaatattgaatatattttaaaagaaatttactCTGctataatatatattaaagaaaatatatcattTGAACAAATTCTACAAGATTATAATCACTCTCAAAACGaacaatattataattacgTTGATGATTCTCctaataatcaaattatagataaatattttaactATAAATTAATGCCAAAAtatgttattattaacaatatAGAAActaatcaaattaatgaaaacaCAATAAATAGTATTTTATCTGAAATTGAACCAGAAAATAtgttaattttaattaatactAACAAGTTTAACAAACTTTTTGatcattttgaaaataataataaaattgttCAAAAGTATAAATCACTAATTAACActgaatttaatataaagtatgtaaaaattgaaaattatacaaaaattaaatattat